The Actinomycetota bacterium genome has a window encoding:
- a CDS encoding integrase core domain-containing protein translates to MDVPTQSLLDAPALLYQVSAVIDEQAYVELGAGQMRLGKIRLPQRGARRMKILTVIDEFTREALAIVPARSLTSSAVKGVLAKLFAVRGKPSTIRSDNGPEFVAFELTEWLETQGATTHHIEPGKPWQNSFAESFNSRVRDECLNMNEFWSIEHARVVLESWRIEFNTEHPHSSLGYMTPEQFAASWDAA, encoded by the coding sequence ATGGATGTTCCAACGCAGTCTCTGTTGGATGCGCCCGCGCTCCTCTACCAGGTCAGCGCGGTGATCGACGAGCAGGCGTACGTCGAGCTCGGGGCCGGCCAGATGCGCCTCGGGAAGATTCGGCTCCCGCAGCGCGGCGCGCGCCGGATGAAGATCCTCACCGTGATCGACGAGTTCACGCGGGAAGCGCTCGCGATCGTGCCGGCGCGCTCGCTCACGTCGTCCGCGGTCAAGGGCGTGCTCGCCAAGTTGTTCGCGGTGCGTGGCAAGCCCTCGACGATCAGAAGTGACAACGGTCCCGAGTTCGTCGCCTTCGAGCTCACGGAATGGCTCGAGACCCAGGGAGCGACAACGCATCACATCGAACCCGGGAAGCCGTGGCAGAACAGCTTCGCCGAGTCGTTCAACAGCCGGGTGCGTGACGAGTGCCTGAACATGAACGAGTTCTGGAGCATCGAGCACGCCCGCGTGGTCCTCGAATCATGGAGGATCGAGTTCAACACCGAGCATCCGCACAGCTCGCTCGGCTACATGACCCCTGAGCAGTTCGCGGCATCATGGGACGCGGCGTGA
- a CDS encoding DUF2510 domain-containing protein has protein sequence MYSGTDAVVDVILSIGFLLSIWGVWIALSGKSMVKGQQLTATQARTQAAFLIAPTAVNFYVTFAGLRGVLGPVVAVLVVVCFVAQIVYTNRAVGDVTLDLFDDLTPAAQQPDPQPATSPISRPDSSPSAPSAAQVPAPAWCPDPTGRHSLRYWDGAIWTHHVATDGRQSVDPLDAGPVPDGRGPAVAGQPEGPIGGIVEQDAGDRTMLPSSLRPLLDEAQSAYGVWTSLDRDDFFSKDRVPVAESAMQQVLERFVAGAITAGMAPDDVFAALRRRFPGAVGHDFFERTVSSEAEFRTAQAARAETNRNTAQGRRSSVREPAGGGLESRYASMSTEEFALLEREDLTAEGRSAYDREVERRSSPEWAAQQAWEDDEIAVLQRAAEESYWGPNRSVRTLALWGAVNLGFGLLVSAQNQTVLDGLQTPGFGIYFLLYSGLVLGAVMLAFAAFGLVKSGPEIVFIEGLMLIVIGVFNMSHEFLASAALSTYGYAFSISSSLWWAAIGLAQVVWGARRLAWWRRMKTAAVAVTSDSEIDPVPPAWHPDPTARHALRYWDGTSWTGHVTDGERQRYDPLPEAASRIQEVETNTHAGAPSSASPASPHENIDVIPTQGGSPTQEAAPPPPAWHPDPTARHALRYWDGTSWTGHVADGECQQYDPILAPAPECRGAGSR, from the coding sequence GTGTACTCGGGAACGGACGCCGTGGTCGATGTCATTCTGTCCATCGGGTTCCTTCTGTCCATTTGGGGAGTGTGGATCGCGCTGTCCGGCAAGTCCATGGTCAAGGGGCAGCAGTTGACCGCTACGCAGGCACGCACGCAGGCGGCGTTTCTGATTGCGCCAACAGCGGTGAACTTCTACGTGACCTTTGCCGGACTCAGAGGGGTGCTCGGCCCAGTAGTAGCCGTGTTGGTCGTAGTCTGCTTCGTGGCTCAGATTGTCTACACGAACCGCGCGGTTGGAGACGTGACTCTGGACTTGTTCGATGACTTGACGCCAGCGGCCCAGCAGCCTGATCCACAGCCGGCGACAAGCCCGATATCGCGTCCTGACAGTTCCCCCTCCGCACCGAGTGCGGCGCAAGTCCCTGCTCCGGCCTGGTGTCCTGACCCTACGGGTCGTCACAGCCTTCGGTACTGGGACGGCGCGATCTGGACACACCACGTGGCGACCGACGGCCGGCAATCCGTCGATCCGCTGGATGCTGGGCCAGTCCCTGACGGCCGGGGTCCCGCGGTAGCGGGGCAGCCCGAAGGTCCCATAGGGGGGATCGTGGAGCAGGACGCGGGCGACCGCACGATGCTCCCGTCATCTCTTCGGCCGCTATTGGATGAGGCGCAGAGCGCCTACGGAGTGTGGACCAGCCTAGATCGCGATGACTTCTTCTCCAAGGATCGCGTGCCCGTCGCTGAATCGGCCATGCAACAGGTCCTTGAGCGGTTCGTCGCTGGCGCGATCACTGCAGGCATGGCTCCGGACGACGTGTTCGCCGCTCTCCGTCGGAGGTTCCCGGGAGCAGTCGGTCACGACTTCTTTGAGAGGACCGTCTCCTCTGAGGCCGAGTTCCGGACGGCACAGGCTGCGAGAGCGGAAACCAACCGCAACACAGCGCAAGGAAGGAGGTCTTCGGTGAGAGAGCCCGCCGGTGGTGGATTGGAGAGCCGCTATGCGTCGATGTCGACTGAGGAGTTCGCCCTTCTCGAACGGGAAGACCTGACTGCGGAGGGGCGAAGCGCGTACGACCGAGAAGTCGAACGGCGCAGCAGTCCAGAATGGGCTGCACAGCAGGCATGGGAGGATGACGAGATCGCTGTACTGCAGCGCGCCGCGGAGGAGTCCTACTGGGGACCCAACCGCTCAGTTCGTACTCTCGCTCTGTGGGGGGCCGTGAATCTTGGTTTCGGGCTCCTCGTCTCTGCGCAGAACCAGACAGTGCTCGACGGGCTTCAGACTCCAGGTTTCGGCATCTACTTCCTCCTCTACTCGGGCCTCGTCTTGGGTGCAGTCATGCTGGCGTTCGCGGCCTTTGGGCTTGTCAAGAGCGGACCCGAGATCGTCTTCATCGAGGGCTTGATGCTGATCGTCATCGGCGTGTTCAACATGTCACACGAATTCCTTGCCAGTGCTGCACTGAGCACGTATGGATACGCATTCTCGATTTCGTCAAGCCTGTGGTGGGCAGCGATTGGACTGGCGCAAGTCGTTTGGGGAGCGCGGCGGCTGGCGTGGTGGAGACGGATGAAGACGGCGGCGGTGGCGGTCACTTCGGATAGTGAGATTGACCCAGTCCCACCTGCTTGGCATCCCGACCCCACTGCTCGTCATGCCCTACGGTATTGGGACGGTACGAGCTGGACCGGCCACGTGACTGACGGCGAGCGGCAGCGGTACGACCCTCTGCCCGAAGCTGCCTCTCGCATTCAGGAGGTCGAGACGAATACCCATGCTGGCGCCCCATCGTCCGCTTCCCCTGCGTCGCCGCATGAGAACATCGACGTGATTCCCACTCAAGGTGGCTCCCCGACGCAAGAGGCCGCACCGCCCCCGCCTGCTTGGCATCCTGATCCCACGGCTCGTCATGCCCTACGATACTGGGACGGTACGAGCTGGACCGGCCACGTGGCTGACGGCGAATGTCAGCAGTACGACCCTATTCTGGCACCAGCGCCGGAGTGCCGCGGTGCCGGATCACGTTGA